From bacterium, a single genomic window includes:
- a CDS encoding flagellar hook capping FlgD N-terminal domain-containing protein → MALTSGVESSLSTAFAKGQAQKEEVTMGKDDFLKILITQLQNQDPTKPLEDKDFIAQLAQFSSLEQMTNLNDQFEKFMAAVGSPQARTLSLLGAHVKAIDPVSERGETVTGTVSKIRFVDQEPRLTLSVFDYPTQTNKEVATNIKLEDIQEIGQVE, encoded by the coding sequence ATGGCGCTTACAAGTGGCGTGGAATCTTCTTTAAGTACTGCCTTTGCGAAGGGGCAAGCCCAAAAAGAAGAGGTCACGATGGGCAAGGATGATTTTTTAAAAATCCTTATTACCCAGCTTCAGAATCAGGATCCAACTAAGCCGTTGGAAGACAAGGACTTTATTGCCCAATTAGCCCAGTTTTCATCACTGGAGCAGATGACCAACTTAAATGACCAGTTTGAAAAGTTTATGGCGGCGGTCGGGTCTCCTCAAGCGAGAACATTGTCTTTACTGGGGGCCCATGTGAAGGCCATTGATCCCGTGTCTGAAAGGGGTGAGACCGTGACAGGTACGGTAAGCAAGATAAGATTTGTGGATCAAGAGCCGAGGTTAACTTTGAGTGTTTTCGACTATCCCACTCAAACCAATAAAGAAGTGGCTACCAATATTAAATTGGAAGACATTCAGGAGATTGGGCAGGTCGAATAA